Proteins encoded in a region of the Drosophila busckii strain San Diego stock center, stock number 13000-0081.31 chromosome 2L, ASM1175060v1, whole genome shotgun sequence genome:
- the LOC108608246 gene encoding uncharacterized protein LOC108608246, with protein MTSQTIISAPVVRPKLSRAKRRQKTHLKLIELYKQNECLWKETDKDFFNIEHKECVWEDIAEQMASNPAKAYPEKWKGVIHKLRYKVQLDQLRADQAKLFKAPLDELPQKPLYAAHLDFLSKKFDRKSKKPALANLDSVSLASCASKQPESLAAKCMRLGRNQFKKCASMTQKLKSLEDLRNSNCSMMSLTHEALHKLKN; from the exons ATGACTAGTCAGACTATCATTAGCGCACCAGTAGTGCGACCCAAACTATCGCGTGCCAAGCGACGCCAGAAAACGCACCTGAAGCTCATTGAATTGTACAAACAGAATGAATGTCTGTGGAAAGAGACCGACAAAgacttttttaatattgagcACAAGGAGTGTGTTTGGGAGGATATTGCAGAGCAAATGGCTTCTAATCCTGCCAAAGCTTATCCAGAAAAATGGAAAGGTGTTATACACAAATTACGCTACAAGGTGCAATTAGATCAACTACGTGCTGACCAGGCCAAGTTATTTAAGGCGCCGCTCGATGAGTTGCCACAAAAGCCACTCTATGCCGCACATTTGGATTTCctaagcaaaaagtttgatAGGAAAAGTAAGAAACCTGCACTAGCTAAT cttgACTCTGTATCGCTTGCATCATGCGCTTCAAAGCAGCCGGAGAGTCTGGCAGCCAAGTGCATGCGCTTGGGAcgcaatcaatttaaaaagtgtGCTTCGATGACGCAAAAGCTAAAATCTCTAGAGGATCTACGTAACAGCAACTGTAGCATGATGAGCTTAACCCATGAGGCCTTGCATAAGCtgaaaaattaa
- the LOC108608245 gene encoding probable aconitate hydratase, mitochondrial, which produces MALRLINAQAQVCKLGKNVADPMVRQFHASCYTASKVALSKFDSDVYMPYEKLNQRLEVVRSRLNRPLTLSEKVLYSHLDDPANQDIERGTSYLRLRPDRVAMQDATAQMALLQFISSGLKKVAVPSTVHCDHLIEAQIGGAKDLARAKDLNREVYDFLASTCAKYGLGFWKPGSGIIHQIILENYAFPGLLMIGTDSHTPNGGGLGGLCIGVGGADAVDVMANIPWELKCPKVIGVNLTGKISGWTSPKDVILKVADILTVKGGTGAIIEYHGKGVDSISCTGMATICNMGAEIGATTSLFPFNQRMADYLKSTGRSGIAAEAQKYQGKVLSPDKNCEYDELIEINLDTLEPHVNGPFTPDLGHPISKLGENSKKNGYPMDIRVGLIGSCTNSSYEDMGRCASIANDAMSHGLKSKIPFNVTPGSEQIRATIERDGISEVFDKFGGTVLANACGPCIGQWDRKDVKKGDKNTIVTSYNRNFTGRNDANPATHCFVTSPEMVTALSIAGRLDFNPLTDELTGADGKKFKLKAPFGDELPARGFDPGQDTYTAPPPTGDKVKVAVDPKSTRLQLLEPFDSWSGKDLTDMTVLIKVKGKCTTDHISAAGPWLKYRGHLDNISNNMFIGATNYENNEMNNIKNQSTGKWGNVPEVARDYKSKNIMWVAVGDENYGEGSSREHAALEPRHLGGRAIIVKSFARIHETNLKKQGLLPLTFANPADYDKIQPTSKISLLNLKSLAPGTQVECEVKNGDKVDKIKLNHTLNDLQIGWFKAGSALNRMKELAQ; this is translated from the exons ATGGCATTGAGACTAATTAACGCACAGGCACAG GTGTGCAAACTGGGCAAGAATGTGGCGGATCCCATGGTGCGTCAGTTCCATGCTTCCTGCTATACGGCTTCCAAGGTGGCGCTGTCCAAGTTCGACTCGGACGTCTATATGCCCTACGAGAAGCTGAACCAGCGTCTCGAGGTAGTGCGCAGCCGTTTGAATCGCCCATTGACTCTGTCCGAGAAGGTGTTATATTCTCACTTGGATGATCCCGCCAATCAGGATATTGAGCGTGGCACTTCATATCTCCGCTTGCGCCCGGATCGCGTAGCCATGCAGGATGCCACAGCTCAGATGGCGCTCTTGCAGTTCATTTCCTCCGGCCTGAAGAAGGTAGCAGTGCCCTCCACCGTGCACTGCGATCACTTGATTGAGGCACAAATCGGTGGCGCCAAGGATTTGGCGCGTGCCAAGGATCTGAACCGCGAGGTCTATGATTTCTTGGCCTCCACCTGCGCCAAATATGGCCTGGGCTTCTGGAAGCCAGGCAGCGGTATTATCCATCAGATTATTCTAGAGAACTACGCCTTCCCTGGTCTGCTCATGATCGGTACCGATTCGCACACGCCCAATGGAGGCGGTTTGGGCGGTCTATGCATTGGCGTTGGTGGCGCTGATGCCGTAGATGTCATGGCCAACATTCCCTGGGAGCTTAAGTGCCCAAAGGTAATTGGTGTCAACCTCACTGGCAAGATTAGTGGCTGGACTTCCCCCAAAGATGTGATTTTGAAGGTGGCTGACATTTTGACTGTCAAGGGCGGCACTGGCGCCATCATTGAGTATCATGGCAAGGGTGTGGATTCTATTTCCTGCACTGGCATGGCCACCATTTGCAACATGGGTGCTGAGATTGGTGCTACCACATCGTTGTTCCCCTTCAACCAGCGCATGGCCGACTATTTGAAGTCCACTGGACGCAGCGGCATTGCTGCTGAGGCCCAGAAATACCAGGGCAAGGTACTGTCTCCGGATAAGAACTGTGAATATGATGAACTTATCGAAATCAATCTGGATACTCTGGAGCCCCATGTCAATGGTCCTTTCACACCCGATCTGGGCCATCCCATTAGCAAGCTCGGTGAGAACTCCAAGAAGAACGGTTACCCCATGGATATTCGCGTTGGTCTGATTGGCTCCTGCACCAATTCATCGTATGAGGATATGGGTCGCTGTGCCAGCATTGCCAACGATGCCATGAGCCATGGACTCAAGTCCAAGATTCCTTTCAATGTGACTCCCGGCTCTGAGCAGATTCGTGCTACTATTGAGCGCGATGGCATCTCTGAGGTGTTTGACAAGTTTGGCGGCACTGTGCTGGCCAACGCTTGCGGTCCCTGCATTGGTCAATGGGATCGTAAGGATGTGAAGAAGGGAGACAAGAACACCATCGTTACCTCCTACAATCGCAACTTCACCGGACGCAATGATGCCAATCCTGCTACTCATTGCTTTGTTACCAGCCCCGAGATGGTTACTGCTTTGTCCATTGCTGGCCGCCTGGACTTCAATCCGTTGACGGATGAGCTGACTGGCGCTGATGGCAAGAAGTTTAAGCTGAAGGCTCCCTTCGGTGACGAATTGCCCGCACGTGGATTTGATCCTGGCCAGGATACCTACACTGCACCACCACCT aCTGGCGACAAAGTCAAGGTTGCAGTGGATCCAAAGTCAACTcgtctgcagctgctggaacCTTTCGACAGTTGGTCCGGCAAGGATCTGACCGACATGACCGTGCTCATCAAGGTCAAGGGCAAGTGCACCACTGATCACATCTCAGCTGCTGGTCCCTGGTTGAAGTATCGCGGCCACTTGGACAACATCTCCAACAACATGTTCATTGGAGCCACCAATTACGAAAACAACGAGATGAACAACATTAAAAACCAGAGCACCGGCAAATGGGGCAATGTACCCGAGGTTGCCCGCGACTACAAATCCAAGAACATTATGTGGGTCGCTGTGGGTGATGAAAACTACGGTGAGGGCTCATCTCGCGAGCATGCCGCGTTGGAACCACGCCATCTTGGTGGCCGTGCCATCATTGTCAAGTCCTTTGCTCGCATTCATGAGACCAACTTGAAGAAGCAGGGTCTGTTGCCTCTGACCTTTGCCAACCCCGCTGACTACGATAAG ATTCAACCCACGAGCAAAATTTCACTGTTGAACTTGAAGAGCTTGGCGCCTGGCACACAGGTGGAATGTGAGGTCAAGAATGGTGACAAGGTGGACAAGATCAAGCTTAACCATACGCTCAATGATCTGCAGATTGGCTGGTTCAAGGCTGGCAGCGCTCTCAACCGCATGAAGGAGTTGGCTCAATAA
- the LOC108608520 gene encoding phospholipase D3, with product MLERRQREVLSEITVDYHAVPLHSNATEENSQNSNVTTTSCCRQATATLAAREQRALCCAHSYIVPVFILFVLVLIVLLLPWETLNSRTEPNTPVDAPLPCQLQLVETIPIGLNYADDSPKFLSTFEAWQLLLNKAKSSIDIAAPYWTLRGVDVNDSSTQLGEQLFQRLLSNGDAGKPKLRIRIALNKSQESAWHADAKIFDNYGAAQVVAVKLADGGALHSKLWIVDEQNFYLGSANMDWRSLTQVKEMGVLAQNCPELTHDLAKIFKAYWQLGRDGLAGTMPNHWPWLYHSHYNLQRPLLIRVNKSYTMQAFISSAPPPLTADGRTHDLDAILNCIDTAQQFLHIAVMDYYPLLMHGRKVQYWPPIDNALRKAAVERGVSVRLLISWWKHSDPNEDNYLRSLQDLNSVNNQVDIQVRRFIVPSDEQQLKIPFGRVNHNAYMVTERTAYIGTSNWSGEYFTHTAGIGLVLSDVDFENNTQHTLRWDVNSIFERDWHSPYALPLKHNLQL from the exons ATGTTGGAGCGTCGTCAGAGAGAAGTTTTATCAGAAATAACGGTCGACTATCATGCCGTGCCACTGCATAGCAATGCAACGGAAGAAAATAGTCAAAACTCAAACGTGACAACAACTTCTTGCTGCAGACAAGCCACAGCCACGCTCGCGGCAAGGGAGCAACGTGCCTTATGCTGTGCCCACAGCTACATCGTacctgtttttattttatttgtgcttgtgttaattgtgctgttgttgccttggGAAACGCTAAATAGTCGCACAGAGCCAAACACCCCCGTGGACGCGCCGTTACCTTGTCAACTCCAATTGGTCGAGACTATACCTATTGGTCTAAATTACGCTGACGACAGTCCCAAATTCTTAAGCACGTTTGAagcgtggcagctgctgcttaacaaGGCGAAAAGCAGCATAGACATTGCGGCGCCGTATTGGACACTACGCGGCGTGGATGTTAACGATAGCAGCACCCAGCTGGGGGAGCAGCTCTTTCAGCGTCTGCTCTCTAATGGTGATGCAGGAAAGCCCAaactgcgtatacgtattgcGCTTAACAAAAGCCAAGAGAGTGCCTGGCATGCAGATGCCAAGATTTTTGATAACTACGGCGCCGCCCAGGTGGTGGCCGTCAAGCTGGCCGATGGCGGTGCACTGCACAGCAAGCTGTGGATTGTTGATGAACAGAACTTTTACTTGGGGAGCGCAAACATGGACTGGCGCTCCTTAACCCAGGTAAAAGAGATGGGCGTGCTGGCTCAAAATTGTCCAGAACTAACGCATGACCTTGCCAAGATTTTCAAGGCATATTGGCAGCTGGGTAGAGATGGATTAGCTGGTACAATGCCCAACCATTGGCCTTGGCTTTATCATTCGCATTACAATCTGCAGCGTCCCTTGCTCATACGTGTCAATAAGAGCTATACAATGCAGGCATTTATATCCAGCGCACCACCGCCTCTTACCGCCGACGGACGCACCCATGACTTGGACGCCATATTAAACTGCATCGATACGGCGCAGCAGTTCCTACATATTGCTGTAATGGATTATTATCCTTTGCTAATGCATGGACGCAAAGTGCAATACTGGCCTCCTATAGACAATGCACTGCGCAAGGCGGCTGTGGAACGTGGCGTTTCTGTAAGGCTCTTGATTTCGTGGTGGAAACATTCCGATCCGAATGAGGATAACTATCTGCGCTCGTTGCAGGATCTAAACTCAGTTAATAATCAAGTTGATATACAAGTT cgtCGTTTTATTGTGCCTTcggatgagcagcagctgaaaatacCGTTTGGGCGTGTCAATCACAATGCTTACATGGTGACCGAGCGTACCGCCTACATAGGCACCTCCAATTGGTCTGGCGAGTACTTTACCCACACCGCAGGTATTGGTCTGGTGCTAAGCGATGTGGACTTTGAGAATAATACGCAACACACGCTGCGCTGGGATGTAAATAGCATATTCGAAAGAGATTGGCACAGTCCATATGCATTGCCgttaaaacataatttgcaaCTTTGA
- the LOC108608521 gene encoding NADH dehydrogenase [ubiquinone] 1 alpha subcomplex assembly factor 2: MANKPTRDLIGIIWQNFKRSLQPRQFRGNYIGEDYFGNKYYEIPANPAIGKRKSSRWFEPTDKDAFDQELTAEWEAWLRGRREEPPTREELVKNLQIMDMKKRNAAELDAHYAKDKDAAALPKQVEGETVGTFPKYKEYESVPGKHDK; this comes from the coding sequence ATGGCAAACAAGCCGACGCGTGATTTAATTGGTATTATTTGGCAAAACTTCAAGCGCTCGTTGCAACCACGTCAATTTCGTGGCAATTACATAGGCGAGGAttattttggcaacaaataCTATGAGATTCCGGCAAATCCAGCGATTGGCAAACGCAAATCTTCACGTTGGTTTGAGCCGACAGACAAGGATGCCTTTGATCAAGAATTGACCGCCGAATGGGAGGCGTGGTTGCGCGGACGACGCGAAGAGCCGCCTACTCGCGAAGAGCTGGTAAAGAATCTGCAAATTATGGATATGAAGAAACGCAATGCAGCTGAACTTGATGCGCATTACGCCAAGGATAAAGACGCGGCTGCGCTGCCCAAGCAAGTGGAAGGCGAAACAGTGGGCACATTTCCCAAATACAAAGAATACGAATCAGTGCCAGGCAAACATGACAAAtga
- the LOC108608519 gene encoding nucleolar complex protein 2 homolog: MKVAAKKVKTMDKTKPIKEAIKKKKPSKVPDMVKKVVKPKKNSSVATKDDKKQPKKKTAKAKKSHQQELKGLKELDPEFYNFLKTNDKELLNFNVFDSDDDEEDEAETEKHVVAEDDSDEETEKYHKPSDDLAVASDESDFEDEEDATAGGVQKITLNMLRQWELQLNKTNVSIDTVRQVIQAFNSALASISADNEGEQANAGAYKVVGAAAFNGVIQLCVLHLQPAIIRVLGVKPNSSLPLHKHKKWVKVRGCLRYYLGDLIRLVEQVSSSNILNVLLKHLHQMAGMVAPFTALGKSILKRLIVLWATGDETVRVLAFLCILKITRKQQGTMLNHVLKAMYLAYVRNSKFVSPNTLPGINFMRRSLVEMFALDLNVTYQHAFLYIRQLAIHLRNAVILKKKDSFQAVYNWQYVNSLRLWTDLLGATANKPQLQPLIYPLVTITTGVVRLIPTAQYFPLRFHCLQALITLSKETHTYIPVLPFIVEVLRSNTFNRKHTTVSMKPLQFTCILRLNKGQLAENGFRDEVVEQVCGLLLEYLAHESAGLAFSDLVVPVIMAIKAYLKDCRNANYARKLKQLLDKIQESSRFIEQHRGKSNINLELKDTQGVLAWEQQIRNKRTPLDIYYASWLKTHETKKRRQAAQSDDINADYDVPKLKRPAAKTGVPKRNEQGELELFPSDSEDDDDVDMPLDENDDSQEEEEIEEPQPKKSKRKQEQKQQQQQEAPTEPADDYDEAGAAVDIVKDLDLNDW; the protein is encoded by the exons atgaaggtagcagcaaaaaaagttaaaacgaTGGATAAAACAAAGCCTATTAAGGAAGCCATCAAGAAAAAGAAACCATCGAAGGTACCAGACATGGTTAAAAAAGTAGTTAAGCCCAAAAAGAATAGTTCAGTAGCAACTAAGGATGACAAGAAGCAGCCCAAGAAAAAgacagcaaaggcaaagaagTCGCATCAACAAGAGCTCAAGGGATTAAAAGAGCTGGATCCagagttttataattttcttaaaacAAACGACAAGGAACTGTTGAACTTCAATGTGTTTGACAGCGACGATGATGAGGAAGATGAAGCAGAAACCGAGAAGCATGTTGTGGCTGAGGACGACAGTGATGAAGAGACAGAGAAATATCACAAGCCCAGCGACGATTTGGCTGTGGCGAGCGACGAGAGCGACTTTGAGGATGAAGAAGATGCTACAGCTGGCGGAGTACAAAAGATAACATTAAATATGCTCCGCCAATGGGAACTGCAGCTGAACAAAACTAATGTGTCCATTGACACAGTGCGTCAGGTCATACAAGCTTTTAATTCGGCGCTGGCTAGCATAAGTGCCGATAACGAAGGCGAGCAGGCCAATGCGGGTGCCTACAAAGTTGTGGGCGCGGCAGCTTTTAATGGCGTTATACAGCTTTGTGTGCTCCATTTGCAACCGGCAATTATACGCGTTCTGGGTGTGAAACCTAACAGCAGTCTGCCGCTgcacaagcacaaaaaatgGGTGAAGGTGCGTGGTTGCTTGCGTTACTACTTGGGCGATTTAATACGCCTAGTGGAGCAAGTGTCCAGCTCGAATATATTGAATGTGCTGCTCAAGCATCTGCATCAAATGGCGGGCATGGTAGCGCCCTTTACAGCGTTGGGCAAGAGCATACTAAAGCGTCTAATAGTGCTCTGGGCTACTGGGGATGAGACAGTCAGAGTGCTTGCTTTCCTGTGTATTTTAAAGATTACACGCAAACAACAG GGAACAATGTTGAATCATGTGCTTAAGGCCATGTACCTCGCCTATGTCCGTAACTCCAAGTTTGTTTCGCCCAACACACTGCCCGGCATTAACTTTATGCGTCGCTCATTGGTGGAAATGTTTGCTTTGGACCTAAATGTCACCTATCAGCATGCATTTCTCTACATACGTCAGCTGGCCATACATTTACGTAATGCGGTAATTTTAAAGAAGAAAGACAGCTTCCAAGCGGTCTACAATTGGCAGTATGTCAACTCCTTGCGTCTCTGGACGGATCTGCTGGGCGCCACAGCCAACAAGCCGCAATTGCAGCCACTTATCTATCCATTGGTTACCATTACCACCGGTGTTGTGCGTCTCATACCCACGGCGCAATATTTCCCGTTGCGTTTCCATTGCCTGCAGGCATTAATCACGCTGTCCAAGGAGACGCATACGTATATACCAGTGCTACCATTTATTGTGGAAGTGTTGCGCAGCAATACCTTTAATCGCAAGCACACCACTGTGTCCATGAAGCCGCTGCAGTTTACTTGTATATTGCGTTTGAACAAAGGCCAACTGGCGGAGAATGGTTTTCGTGATGAGGTGGTGGAGCAGGTTTGTGGCCTACTCCTGGAGTACTTGGCTCATGAGTCGGCTGGATTGGCATTTAGCGATCTGGTAGTGCCAGTGATAATGGCTATTAAGGCGTATCTGAAGGACTGCCGCAATGCAAACTATGCGCGCAAGCTGAAACAGCTGCTGGACAAGATACAGGAGAGCTCACGTTTCATTGAGCAGCATCGCGGCAAGAGCAATATCAACTTGGAACTAAAGGACACACAAGGCGTTCTGGCCTGGGAGCAGCAGATTCGCAACAAGCGCACGCCATTAGACATTTACTATGCCAGTTGGCTGAAAACTCACGAGACCAAAAAGAGACGCCAGGCAGCCCAGAGCGATGACATTAATGCCGACTATGATGTGCCCAAATTGAAGCGACCAGCGGCAAAGACTGGTGTTCCCAAGCGCAATGAGCAAGGCGAACTGGAGCTATTCCCATCGGATTCggaagatgatgatgatgtggaTATGCCGCTTGACGAAAATGACGATTCTCAAGAAGAGGAAGAAATAGAAGAACCACAACCCAAGAAATCCAAGCGTAAACAGgagcaaaaacagcagcaacaacaagaagcgcCCACTGAGCCTGCAGATGATTACGATGAAGCTGGAGCGGCCGTAGACATAGTAAAAGATTTAGACTTGAATGATTGGTAA